In Arachis stenosperma cultivar V10309 chromosome 1, arast.V10309.gnm1.PFL2, whole genome shotgun sequence, one DNA window encodes the following:
- the LOC130979356 gene encoding uncharacterized protein LOC130979356, with protein MVRVSRKEWAKKIDDALCAFKTAFKISIGIPLYQLVYGKACYLLVELEHITYWTTKFFNFDTKTVGEKRLLQLNELDEFRVKAYKNAKLYKKKTKMWHDKRISTRTFDPRQMVLLFNSKLKLFLGKLKSRWSGPFTIIKVSPYGHIEVMEENSGRKFTVNSQRLKHYLRGDIDRQRTTQILT; from the coding sequence ATGGTGAGAGTTTCAAGGAAAGAATGGGCGAAGAAGATTGATGACGCTCTCTGTGCTTTCAAAACGGCATTCAAAATATCCATTGGGATTCCACTTTATCAACTTGTCTATGGCAAGGCTTGTTACTTGCTAGTGGAACTGGAGCATATAACATATTGGACAACAAAGTTTTTTAACTTTGATACAAAGACTGTGGGAGAAAAGAGGTTGCTTCAACTAAATGAGCTTGATGAGTTTAGAGTGAAGGCTTATAAAAATGCTAAGCTTTACAAGAAGAAGACCAAAATGTGGCATGACAAGAGGATCTCCACAAGAACATTTGATCCTAGACAAATGGTgcttcttttcaattcaaagttaAAGCTCTTCCTAGGAAAGTTGAAGTCTAGATGGTCTGGGCCTTTCACTATCATcaaagtgtcaccatatggtCATATTGAGGTTATGGAAGAGAATTCTGGGAGGAAATTCACTGTCAATAGCCAGAGATTGAAGCACTACCTTAGAGGCGATATAGATCGTCAGAGAACCACTCAAATCCTCACTTGA